One genomic region from Evansella sp. LMS18 encodes:
- a CDS encoding PilW family protein codes for MLKKLQDNRGVTLVEVLVSTALLSMILLVITSFHLFGQNQFINQKSHSDSVTNVRLAMSDMTKEIRKGATVTDCGYEELTVGDNSYNIEINSSNGEYRLVKYGTNPLEIGEIKSFECKFIKTESENLGVNIEITGTQPGQSSPVSHSSRIYFRK; via the coding sequence ATGCTGAAAAAACTTCAGGATAACCGTGGTGTTACTTTAGTTGAAGTGCTAGTTTCCACTGCTCTCTTATCAATGATCCTTCTCGTAATTACTTCTTTTCACCTTTTCGGACAGAACCAGTTTATTAATCAAAAGTCTCATAGTGATTCAGTGACAAATGTTCGCCTTGCGATGAGTGATATGACAAAAGAAATAAGAAAAGGAGCAACTGTGACGGACTGCGGTTATGAGGAGCTAACAGTCGGAGATAATAGCTACAATATAGAAATTAACAGTTCCAATGGAGAATACAGGTTGGTGAAATATGGAACAAACCCGCTTGAAATAGGGGAAATAAAAAGTTTCGAATGTAAGTTTATAAAAACAGAGTCAGAAAACCTCGGGGTAAATATTGAGATCACCGGCACTCAGCCAGGCCAGAGCAGTCCAGTCTCTCACTCTTCCAGAATATATTTCAGAAAATAG
- a CDS encoding PilX N-terminal domain-containing pilus assembly protein: MKKNLKNEKGIALVAVLLMITVISILSVALMGVTATNIKLSSGERDYQSVYYIAEAGAIKAYQNIKNERLMDIYEEADSAEQFFGKLQNELGPIIINNFEESFGHEPYAEVNLNGHPEEYHITSTGFLGNRSRTVTLDINIDWVDKPSGFYFAIYANDIELGGNAKIIGDVAMLSPQGSFTRGNATHDDSVVDINDIPDREKPPPFPLEFLPDFKDASPLPRGTVKADGYYEEIKGNTTIDVSNGDRMIRVKRLQLGNGDEIKLIGDGRLILYVEDNLSLHNGGKINSGGVSDKMTIFYPGSNLTLRGEIIGSLYAPYAAVTSNGGLLEGSIIADRYTAQGNAATFEPPNFTSMPGGRPSTGEVTAEDLIEIDSPVKEQ; encoded by the coding sequence ATGAAAAAGAACTTAAAGAACGAAAAAGGAATCGCTCTTGTTGCTGTTTTGCTTATGATTACCGTGATTTCTATTCTCTCCGTAGCGCTAATGGGAGTAACCGCCACCAATATAAAACTCAGTTCAGGAGAAAGGGATTACCAGTCTGTGTATTATATTGCAGAGGCTGGGGCTATAAAAGCATATCAAAATATTAAAAATGAAAGATTGATGGATATATATGAGGAAGCTGACAGTGCAGAACAATTCTTCGGAAAACTACAAAATGAATTGGGGCCTATCATTATAAACAACTTTGAGGAATCCTTCGGCCATGAACCTTATGCGGAAGTGAACTTAAACGGTCACCCTGAAGAATACCACATAACATCCACAGGTTTTTTAGGCAATCGTTCAAGGACTGTAACCCTAGACATTAACATAGATTGGGTAGATAAACCTTCGGGCTTTTATTTTGCTATCTATGCAAATGATATAGAACTCGGGGGAAATGCTAAAATTATTGGGGATGTAGCTATGTTATCTCCACAAGGAAGTTTTACCAGAGGTAATGCAACCCATGACGACTCAGTTGTAGATATAAATGATATTCCAGACAGAGAAAAGCCTCCTCCTTTTCCTTTGGAATTCCTCCCTGATTTTAAAGATGCATCCCCTCTCCCAAGAGGTACCGTAAAAGCAGACGGCTATTATGAAGAAATCAAGGGGAATACAACTATTGATGTGAGTAATGGAGACAGAATGATACGGGTAAAACGGCTGCAATTAGGTAATGGAGATGAAATTAAACTTATTGGAGACGGTCGCTTAATTTTATATGTTGAGGATAATCTATCTCTTCATAACGGAGGCAAAATTAACAGCGGCGGAGTAAGTGACAAAATGACAATATTTTATCCCGGTTCCAATCTTACTCTCAGAGGGGAGATTATAGGATCACTATATGCTCCATACGCTGCGGTTACTAGTAATGGAGGCTTACTTGAAGGTTCAATAATAGCCGATAGATACACAGCCCAGGGAAATGCAGCAACGTTCGAACCGCCAAATTTCACTTCCATGCCAGGAGGAAGACCAAGTACTGGAGAAGTTACAGCCGAGGATTTAATTGAAATTGATTCTCCTGTAAAAGAACAATAA
- a CDS encoding VanW family protein: MGKLQWFISSLVVMTGIIIFLSLFNFSGNMLYAIWFEEERYDVETYMASVDISGMSEEEAVTALREQTENWKSGQTIEVRWFEKTAVFPSEKLNFFIEESVQNMDNGEVAEGDLIVSADRRELEEIIAIFSEHAGYELEVDEEALREELELRASELPDEDITLSLHEFTVASDGMTEAEVPSVIYQADRSYFGDQLSLWLNSTEPFIIEPEENYTFSTMFAGGELEVPSEESMSILASAVYEALLHTNFQLIERVQSDVLYDTVPEGFDVRIVEYQSDLIFRNPNPVPYELHLSAENGRISAEVYGEEFPYTINVDLLDQQQIEPKTIVRYSDTVPQGTENVIETGEPGLSYQLARTFTNLESEIIFEEVIANDYYPAEERVEVWSKEDYLARTTDDGTDEDEFDLDGDPARDWPDAGYDDESGYQGDSDRDGRYDGGSDFGSGYDGRDTDDDFDYGSGGSNGDGWDRDRTGEDGDYGSGYGDDRQGWQQDGQQERDGQQGWQDRSQDGSGTPDMNEDGRQKFTPPSGFDEEGRPVKGE; this comes from the coding sequence ATGGGGAAATTGCAATGGTTTATATCATCACTTGTTGTCATGACAGGTATAATAATTTTTCTTTCATTATTTAATTTTTCAGGGAATATGCTTTACGCTATTTGGTTTGAAGAAGAGCGCTATGATGTGGAAACGTATATGGCGAGCGTTGATATCAGCGGTATGAGCGAGGAAGAAGCTGTCACTGCATTGCGGGAGCAGACCGAAAACTGGAAGTCAGGCCAGACGATTGAAGTGCGCTGGTTTGAAAAAACAGCAGTCTTTCCTTCTGAGAAACTGAACTTTTTTATAGAGGAATCTGTTCAGAATATGGATAACGGGGAAGTTGCAGAAGGCGATCTTATTGTCTCAGCAGACAGAAGAGAACTGGAAGAAATCATTGCCATTTTTTCAGAACACGCAGGTTATGAACTTGAGGTGGATGAAGAAGCACTGAGAGAAGAACTGGAGCTAAGAGCCTCAGAGCTTCCTGATGAGGATATTACTCTCTCACTTCATGAATTTACTGTTGCGTCGGACGGCATGACGGAGGCAGAGGTACCTTCGGTTATTTATCAGGCAGATAGGTCTTATTTCGGCGACCAGCTTTCATTGTGGCTCAACAGCACAGAACCGTTTATCATCGAACCGGAAGAAAATTATACATTCAGTACAATGTTCGCAGGGGGAGAGCTTGAGGTTCCTTCAGAAGAATCTATGTCAATTCTGGCTTCTGCAGTCTATGAAGCCCTGCTTCACACCAATTTCCAACTTATTGAACGAGTACAGAGCGACGTACTTTATGACACTGTACCTGAAGGGTTTGACGTAAGAATCGTAGAGTATCAGTCAGATTTGATTTTTCGTAATCCTAACCCTGTACCCTATGAGCTGCATTTGTCAGCGGAAAACGGCAGGATCAGTGCAGAAGTATATGGGGAGGAATTTCCATATACAATCAATGTAGATTTACTTGACCAGCAGCAAATTGAGCCAAAAACGATTGTCCGCTATTCAGACACAGTGCCACAAGGTACGGAAAACGTTATAGAAACTGGAGAACCAGGGCTTTCCTATCAATTGGCCAGAACTTTCACCAATTTGGAATCTGAGATCATTTTCGAAGAAGTAATCGCAAATGATTATTATCCAGCGGAAGAAAGGGTGGAAGTCTGGAGTAAAGAAGATTATCTCGCCCGGACAACAGATGATGGGACGGACGAAGACGAATTTGATCTGGATGGGGACCCCGCCCGGGACTGGCCTGATGCAGGATATGACGACGAGTCTGGTTACCAGGGCGATTCAGACAGAGATGGGCGGTATGATGGAGGCTCTGATTTCGGCTCCGGCTATGATGGAAGAGATACGGACGATGACTTCGACTACGGCTCCGGAGGAAGTAACGGAGACGGATGGGACAGAGACAGAACTGGTGAAGACGGAGACTACGGTTCTGGCTATGGCGATGACCGCCAAGGCTGGCAGCAGGATGGCCAGCAGGAACGGGATGGCCAGCAGGGCTGGCAGGATCGTTCCCAGGACGGCAGTGGCACACCAGACATGAATGAAGATGGAAGACAAAAATTCACCCCGCCATCAGGATTTGATGAAGAAGGAAGGCCTGTGAAAGGGGAATAA
- a CDS encoding sensor domain-containing diguanylate cyclase, producing the protein MSALIHILEQAMEDRPENTVEVMNVSSKKQIVIWGVWCVVFPAALAVFFARALPLVYNEWLEILSFLTLLLIASVFPIRFRDTNIVPLHGIALAVFLQFGLMIEMFVMQLAVLTSLLSLRLTKTELYRIPLNSLVFFTVSLVSAGVYYSLGGITENLSEVQLSVMLFPIAAYAFTYFFLNNWLIFLIRKYVVKLRKTKFFDEALKMEAVSAVLIIPIGVTLVLLYEQIGMIAVFLIGIPLLSLSLILKIYNQSEITNRLLKKVSSFGYRVNGNLSVNSINELFTKTVTSIFPVDKAFIYEVHNGNLKVTQAYHASTKTKLYLKNGDNISLKVLDEGRTIYIPAAGEKEETDKEDIWGDTQSVISVPAMSNKEVTGIITLGSSRKYAFEKNHLMLLEIMANYLAVALQNAKNYELKKNESERCPLTGLYNFRYFENLLFEKFDMSGNKEDFAIILLDLDHFKRINDSYGHQSGNEVLLQVADVLVNTVGSFGTLARYGGEEFVILMEGTNVKFAEKMAESLRENIENHLFVVTDDLDTGERKSVRLTASIGVAGKTEPGESAMSVLRNADRAMYTGAKQKGRNRVSHF; encoded by the coding sequence GTGTCAGCTTTAATACATATCCTGGAACAGGCCATGGAGGACAGGCCAGAGAATACAGTGGAGGTGATGAATGTGAGCAGTAAGAAACAAATTGTAATCTGGGGAGTGTGGTGTGTAGTTTTTCCCGCTGCCTTAGCTGTTTTCTTCGCCAGGGCTCTTCCTCTTGTTTATAATGAATGGCTGGAAATATTATCATTCCTTACGCTCTTACTAATCGCATCTGTCTTCCCTATAAGATTTCGGGACACGAATATCGTACCGCTGCACGGTATAGCGCTTGCCGTTTTTCTTCAATTCGGTCTCATGATAGAAATGTTTGTTATGCAGCTTGCAGTTTTAACTTCCTTGCTGAGCCTCAGGCTGACCAAAACCGAATTATACAGAATCCCTCTTAACTCACTTGTTTTTTTCACAGTCTCTCTAGTATCAGCCGGAGTATACTATTCTCTGGGAGGGATTACAGAGAACCTTTCTGAAGTTCAGCTCTCAGTAATGCTTTTTCCCATAGCCGCCTATGCATTTACATACTTCTTCCTTAACAACTGGCTTATATTCCTTATTAGAAAATACGTAGTTAAACTCAGAAAAACGAAATTTTTTGATGAAGCTCTAAAGATGGAGGCTGTTTCCGCAGTCCTTATTATACCTATAGGTGTAACACTCGTTCTGTTGTACGAGCAGATTGGCATGATTGCTGTATTCCTTATTGGTATCCCGCTGTTAAGCCTGTCACTTATCCTTAAGATCTATAATCAGAGTGAGATTACAAATCGCCTCCTGAAGAAAGTAAGCTCGTTCGGTTATCGTGTAAACGGAAATCTTTCGGTGAACAGCATTAATGAGTTGTTCACAAAAACAGTCACCTCCATTTTCCCGGTGGACAAGGCATTTATTTACGAGGTCCATAACGGAAATCTAAAAGTAACCCAGGCATATCATGCCAGCACGAAAACAAAATTATATCTGAAAAACGGGGATAACATCAGCCTGAAGGTGCTTGATGAAGGAAGAACGATTTATATACCTGCCGCAGGCGAAAAAGAAGAAACAGATAAAGAAGATATTTGGGGAGATACTCAGTCGGTGATCTCTGTACCTGCAATGAGCAACAAGGAAGTAACAGGAATTATTACGTTGGGGTCTTCAAGAAAATATGCTTTTGAAAAAAATCACCTTATGCTCCTCGAAATAATGGCTAATTACCTGGCAGTAGCCTTGCAAAATGCAAAAAACTATGAACTTAAAAAGAATGAAAGTGAACGCTGCCCATTAACTGGGCTATATAATTTCAGATATTTCGAAAATCTTTTGTTTGAGAAATTCGATATGTCAGGGAACAAGGAGGACTTTGCGATTATTCTCCTTGACCTCGACCATTTCAAGAGGATTAATGACTCTTATGGACACCAAAGCGGAAACGAGGTGCTTCTCCAGGTTGCCGACGTCCTTGTGAATACAGTAGGCAGTTTCGGAACACTTGCCCGGTATGGCGGAGAAGAATTCGTGATATTAATGGAAGGAACCAATGTGAAGTTTGCCGAAAAAATGGCTGAATCACTCCGGGAAAATATAGAAAACCACCTATTCGTTGTAACAGATGATCTGGATACCGGAGAAAGAAAATCAGTCAGGTTAACAGCCAGTATCGGAGTTGCGGGAAAAACCGAGCCTGGGGAATCAGCTATGTCGGTGCTTAGGAATGCGGACCGTGCAATGTACACTGGGGCAAAACAAAAGGGAAGGAACCGCGTCTCTCACTTTTAA
- a CDS encoding folylpolyglutamate synthase/dihydrofolate synthase family protein: MIRTYEEAQTYLQWKQEAGIRFDLKRMRVLMEKLRHPERRVKTIHVAGTNGKGSTVTYLRSMLERAEFFIGTFMTPVFGDTREQIAINGTPIGEEEFAALLSEIEPGIQEAEAELGETISEFEVMTAAALYFFSFKKAVDLAIIETGMGGKNDATNVIVPLVSIITNVAEDHKDFLGDSISEIAREKAGIIKAGIPVITGSEGEALEVIKKEAGVRKSKVYSPGEQFSFHTSVIDGKQVLNYEAPYRKLDEIPLKMAGEHQAKNAALAVVAADYLKQFYALMVDDEQVIEGLKKAELPGRFERISESPVILLDTAHNPAAIETAVKTVNEIYDEKPDVLFAAMKDKDILGMVEKLAPSANTIFYTDFLSPRALPVDKYNETLGGSEVKSVERPAQWVSEWQEKNKSGVLLITGSHQFIGEMRKNLI; the protein is encoded by the coding sequence ATGATACGTACATACGAAGAAGCGCAAACATACTTGCAGTGGAAACAGGAAGCCGGCATACGCTTTGACCTGAAACGAATGAGAGTACTAATGGAAAAGCTCCGCCATCCTGAGCGGCGGGTGAAAACAATCCACGTTGCAGGGACAAACGGGAAGGGATCGACGGTCACCTATCTCCGCTCCATGCTTGAAAGAGCCGAGTTTTTCATCGGGACGTTCATGACTCCCGTTTTCGGCGATACGAGAGAGCAGATAGCGATAAATGGCACTCCAATCGGAGAAGAAGAATTTGCTGCATTGCTCAGTGAAATTGAACCAGGGATACAGGAGGCAGAAGCTGAGCTTGGTGAAACGATCAGCGAATTCGAAGTAATGACGGCAGCAGCTTTATATTTCTTCTCTTTTAAGAAAGCGGTTGACCTTGCCATAATAGAAACGGGAATGGGCGGCAAAAATGATGCAACCAACGTCATTGTCCCGCTTGTGTCCATCATTACTAACGTGGCAGAGGACCATAAAGATTTCCTGGGAGACTCAATAAGCGAAATTGCCCGTGAAAAAGCGGGAATTATCAAGGCAGGCATCCCAGTAATAACAGGCAGTGAGGGGGAAGCCCTCGAGGTCATAAAAAAAGAGGCAGGCGTCAGAAAATCAAAAGTCTATTCTCCTGGCGAACAATTTTCCTTCCATACTTCAGTAATAGATGGCAAACAGGTACTAAATTACGAAGCTCCTTATCGGAAACTGGATGAGATACCACTGAAAATGGCCGGGGAGCATCAAGCTAAAAACGCTGCATTGGCTGTTGTTGCAGCTGATTATTTAAAACAATTTTATGCTCTGATGGTAGATGACGAGCAGGTGATTGAAGGGCTGAAGAAGGCTGAGCTGCCAGGGAGGTTTGAAAGAATCTCTGAATCTCCAGTAATCCTTCTTGATACAGCCCACAACCCCGCAGCAATAGAAACTGCGGTGAAAACGGTTAACGAGATATATGATGAGAAACCTGATGTTCTGTTTGCAGCGATGAAGGATAAGGATATCCTGGGAATGGTTGAGAAACTGGCCCCTTCTGCCAATACGATTTTTTATACCGATTTTCTATCACCGAGGGCCCTTCCTGTTGATAAATATAATGAAACCCTTGGAGGCAGTGAAGTAAAAAGTGTGGAACGTCCTGCACAATGGGTTTCCGAGTGGCAGGAAAAAAACAAAAGTGGTGTACTTCTGATTACCGGGTCACACCAGTTTATCGGTGAAATGAGGAAAAATCTAATATAG
- a CDS encoding RimK family alpha-L-glutamate ligase, producing the protein MPDLHGWIIYNGNLTTGKFTDYIQWIERAAKARNIHIKAKANNHLLASVKNGKPALAGAKETDPLPDFVHFADKDLHLARHLEMMGIPLFNSAKAIGICDNKALMHQQLAADGFPVPDTIIAPLIYHGLEMEDEKHIQLAAEELGFPLIVKEAYGSFGQQVYWADSPEQLTKLARQLKWKEFIFQKPITESLGTDLRLNVVGGKVAAAMKRTSREDFRANVTAGGTTVPYTPSKEEAELALSAARAVGADFAGVDLLPGKKGPFLCEVNTNPHIRSIYECTGIDVAVDMVQFIKENAKKRRSSKK; encoded by the coding sequence ATGCCGGATTTACATGGCTGGATTATATACAACGGGAATTTAACGACAGGGAAATTCACTGACTATATCCAGTGGATCGAAAGGGCAGCGAAGGCCCGGAATATACATATAAAGGCGAAAGCAAATAACCATTTGCTCGCTTCCGTCAAAAATGGAAAACCGGCACTGGCCGGAGCAAAAGAAACAGATCCTCTGCCTGATTTCGTCCATTTCGCAGACAAAGACCTTCATTTAGCAAGGCATCTTGAAATGATGGGCATTCCTCTGTTCAACTCTGCGAAAGCGATTGGAATCTGTGATAATAAAGCACTGATGCACCAGCAATTAGCTGCCGATGGCTTTCCTGTGCCGGATACCATTATCGCTCCCCTCATATACCACGGTCTTGAAATGGAGGACGAAAAGCATATTCAGCTGGCAGCTGAAGAACTTGGTTTTCCTCTCATCGTTAAGGAAGCGTACGGTTCTTTCGGCCAGCAGGTGTACTGGGCAGACTCGCCAGAGCAGCTTACAAAACTGGCAAGACAGCTTAAATGGAAGGAATTCATATTTCAGAAACCAATAACAGAAAGCCTTGGAACAGACTTGCGTTTAAATGTAGTCGGCGGAAAAGTAGCCGCAGCAATGAAACGAACTTCCAGGGAAGATTTCCGGGCTAACGTAACTGCAGGTGGCACCACTGTGCCGTACACCCCTTCTAAAGAAGAAGCGGAACTGGCCCTTTCTGCAGCTAGAGCCGTCGGTGCAGATTTTGCAGGAGTAGACCTCCTTCCCGGAAAGAAAGGGCCTTTCCTTTGTGAAGTTAACACAAACCCACACATCCGCAGCATTTATGAATGCACGGGTATCGATGTGGCAGTTGACATGGTTCAATTTATAAAAGAAAATGCAAAGAAAAGAAGGAGTTCGAAAAAGTGA
- a CDS encoding RimK family alpha-L-glutamate ligase, with amino-acid sequence MRPVQKYGWLVYRKIDIERNQRFIELLLQAAEKREIKLSLVPFEELTWKISGKESPFTCGDQQYPDFMINRSVSPWLNELAEFSGIRAFNTSFAARIANDKRLTHAFFQKRGVPMADTAAISPEALSPDNRPDFPFVIKDPYGRGGTGVHFIHNEVDLLTFLSHGNNNELLVQPVSGSPGKDLRVYIVGNEIQGAVLRETSSSSELRANLSTGGTSRLYELNEAEKKQISIITNSMKIDFAGIDFLFKKDGTLLFNEMEDAVGCRSLYMNSSVDIADVFLEYVQKVLSDV; translated from the coding sequence GTGAGACCCGTTCAAAAGTACGGCTGGCTTGTCTACCGAAAAATAGATATTGAGCGAAATCAGCGTTTTATTGAGCTTCTCCTGCAGGCTGCTGAAAAAAGAGAGATAAAGCTTTCACTTGTACCCTTTGAGGAACTCACCTGGAAGATAAGCGGAAAGGAATCTCCTTTTACCTGTGGAGATCAGCAATATCCTGATTTTATGATTAACCGTTCTGTTTCCCCATGGCTGAATGAGCTTGCTGAATTCAGCGGCATCCGGGCCTTTAACACTTCTTTTGCAGCCCGGATTGCCAATGATAAGCGGTTGACCCATGCTTTTTTTCAAAAAAGAGGCGTCCCTATGGCCGATACAGCTGCTATTTCACCAGAAGCACTGTCTCCTGATAACCGCCCTGATTTTCCTTTCGTGATTAAGGACCCGTATGGCCGAGGCGGGACGGGTGTTCATTTTATCCACAATGAAGTGGATCTCCTCACTTTTCTCAGCCATGGGAACAATAATGAGCTCCTCGTTCAACCTGTTTCCGGAAGCCCAGGTAAAGACCTCCGGGTTTATATCGTTGGTAATGAAATTCAGGGAGCAGTACTGCGGGAAACATCCTCCTCCTCAGAGCTCCGGGCAAACCTTTCCACCGGAGGCACATCGAGGCTTTATGAATTAAATGAGGCAGAAAAAAAGCAGATATCTATCATTACAAACAGTATGAAAATAGACTTTGCAGGAATTGATTTCTTATTTAAGAAAGATGGTACCCTTTTATTTAACGAAATGGAAGATGCCGTTGGCTGCAGAAGTCTGTATATGAACAGCAGTGTGGATATTGCAGACGTGTTCCTGGAGTATGTGCAGAAAGTGCTTTCAGACGTCTAG
- a CDS encoding response regulator transcription factor: MIKVLFADDHEMVRIGVSSYLSAQADIQVIAEAEDGGEAVELALAHKPDIILMDLVMKQMDGIEATRRIIEKWPEAKIIIVTSFLDDEKVYPALEAGASSYMLKTSKAKDIAEAIRSTYKGQSVLEPEVTGKLMTRMRKSPAAALHEALTARELEVLRLMTQGKTNLEISEELFISLKTVKVHVSNILGKLEVHDRTQAVIYAFNEGLFK, encoded by the coding sequence TTGATTAAGGTGTTGTTTGCAGATGACCATGAGATGGTCCGCATTGGAGTTTCTTCCTATTTGTCTGCGCAGGCAGATATCCAGGTAATCGCAGAGGCAGAAGACGGAGGAGAAGCAGTGGAGCTGGCACTGGCCCATAAACCTGATATTATCCTCATGGACCTGGTAATGAAACAGATGGACGGAATTGAAGCTACAAGAAGAATCATTGAAAAATGGCCGGAAGCAAAAATTATTATCGTTACGAGTTTCCTGGATGATGAAAAAGTGTATCCCGCCCTGGAAGCCGGTGCCTCCAGCTATATGCTGAAGACCTCCAAAGCAAAGGATATCGCAGAAGCGATACGTTCCACGTATAAAGGGCAGTCGGTCCTGGAGCCGGAGGTTACCGGAAAGCTCATGACAAGAATGAGGAAAAGTCCTGCGGCAGCTCTTCATGAGGCCCTTACAGCCAGGGAACTGGAGGTACTCCGCCTGATGACACAAGGAAAGACCAATCTGGAGATTTCTGAAGAGCTTTTTATCTCCTTAAAAACAGTGAAAGTCCATGTCAGCAATATTCTCGGAAAGCTGGAGGTGCATGACAGGACACAGGCGGTTATATACGCTTTTAATGAGGGGTTATTTAAATAA
- a CDS encoding sensor histidine kinase, producing the protein MNLFFIKQLLAALLGALFFGAAIAASTFLMFPVESWRELSEGEMFGVPYPLWIVSIIVAGGITAGVSYWTIYRNRLQQINDRLEELVRGESLSIEEDTEHPDLSGINKLLLELETQAVKQAELSQRLATERANEREKGLQEVVLQERNRLARELHDSVSQQLFAASMMMSAINEGNPPEDPAMRKQLGLIEKMIDQSQLEMRALLLHLRPAALREKPLDEGIAELLSELRDKVPMEIDWKIEPLKLEKGVEDHLFRILQEAVSNALRHSKAEKLTVMLVERDNLVILRVADNGKGFDVTTESSRSSYGLKNMHERAIEIGGSMKIVSVENEGSRLEVKIPQRKTTGGGKVD; encoded by the coding sequence ATGAATCTGTTTTTTATTAAACAGCTCCTGGCGGCACTTCTCGGTGCGTTATTTTTCGGTGCGGCAATTGCAGCTTCAACGTTTCTCATGTTTCCAGTGGAGAGCTGGCGAGAACTCTCTGAAGGGGAAATGTTCGGGGTGCCGTATCCCCTCTGGATTGTCAGCATTATTGTTGCAGGCGGTATTACAGCAGGTGTGTCTTACTGGACAATTTACAGGAACAGGCTTCAGCAGATTAATGACCGTCTTGAAGAGCTGGTACGGGGAGAGAGTTTGTCAATAGAAGAGGATACAGAACATCCTGACCTTTCCGGAATTAATAAGCTTCTCCTGGAACTTGAAACACAAGCAGTGAAACAGGCGGAACTGTCCCAGCGTCTTGCGACGGAAAGAGCGAACGAGCGGGAGAAAGGGCTCCAGGAGGTTGTGCTCCAGGAGCGGAACCGCCTTGCGAGGGAACTTCATGACTCGGTTTCACAGCAGTTATTCGCCGCTTCAATGATGATGTCCGCGATAAATGAAGGCAATCCTCCAGAGGACCCGGCAATGAGGAAGCAGCTGGGGCTTATCGAAAAAATGATTGACCAGTCTCAGCTTGAAATGAGGGCTCTGCTCCTGCATTTGCGACCGGCTGCATTAAGGGAAAAGCCCCTCGATGAAGGAATTGCCGAGCTCCTGAGCGAATTAAGAGACAAAGTTCCTATGGAGATTGACTGGAAGATCGAACCTCTCAAGCTTGAAAAAGGGGTAGAGGATCATCTGTTCCGGATTCTACAGGAAGCCGTATCTAACGCACTCCGCCACTCGAAGGCCGAAAAACTGACGGTTATGCTGGTGGAACGGGATAACCTTGTCATATTAAGAGTTGCCGATAACGGAAAAGGCTTTGATGTAACGACAGAAAGCTCCAGAAGCTCTTACGGGTTAAAAAATATGCATGAAAGGGCCATTGAGATAGGTGGCTCTATGAAAATAGTAAGCGTTGAAAATGAGGGGAGCCGGCTGGAAGTCAAAATTCCTCAAAGGAAAACGACAGGGGGCGGGAAAGTTGATTAA
- the liaF gene encoding cell wall-active antibiotics response protein LiaF, with translation MFSRISVNTVNWILITGALLLVAEILFFNTGLVFSLLFLGFLTYMGWKNFSHAVGKIFFFIGIISVFFTVVNMMAVRFVVVAAIILFAINYRRSSREPEYIKPKTSDMAAVSNTVEVREEPLIRKEPLFRNRFFGRQETDEVPYRWQDVNIHSGFGDKIIDLSNTVLPDHPVISVRHFIGNIKIYVPYEVEVSLHHSSVFGRAAVFQKKHDSLVNQTLLYETENYGRETGNPELKIVTSVFSGDIEVKRI, from the coding sequence ATGTTCAGCAGAATATCTGTAAACACCGTGAACTGGATACTTATCACAGGAGCATTGCTTCTTGTGGCAGAAATTTTGTTTTTCAATACAGGCCTCGTGTTCTCTCTCCTTTTCCTGGGTTTTCTCACGTATATGGGCTGGAAAAATTTCAGCCATGCTGTAGGGAAAATCTTCTTTTTTATCGGGATTATCAGTGTATTTTTTACTGTAGTGAATATGATGGCTGTTCGTTTTGTTGTCGTTGCAGCCATTATTCTTTTTGCGATTAATTACCGCCGGTCATCGAGAGAGCCGGAATATATTAAACCGAAGACTTCTGATATGGCTGCTGTCTCAAATACAGTAGAAGTACGTGAAGAGCCTCTGATCCGGAAGGAACCTTTATTCCGGAATCGTTTTTTCGGCAGGCAGGAAACGGACGAAGTGCCATACCGCTGGCAGGATGTCAATATCCACAGCGGGTTTGGCGATAAGATAATCGACCTCAGCAACACAGTGCTCCCGGATCACCCGGTAATATCTGTCAGGCATTTTATCGGGAATATAAAAATATATGTGCCGTACGAAGTGGAGGTTAGTCTCCACCACAGTTCTGTATTCGGAAGAGCTGCAGTTTTTCAGAAAAAGCATGATTCACTAGTGAACCAGACACTGTTATATGAGACAGAGAATTATGGCAGGGAAACAGGTAACCCTGAGTTGAAAATCGTTACCTCTGTGTTCTCCGGAGACATTGAGGTGAAGAGAATATGA